A genome region from Gigantopelta aegis isolate Gae_Host chromosome 3, Gae_host_genome, whole genome shotgun sequence includes the following:
- the LOC121368505 gene encoding hemicentin-1-like, producing the protein MRTATLFACAVVLLALLVTTEGSCGTGYMKYRRTRTCIPPRHGGKACSSTTQYISRQCNTQPCPVDAVMSAWSSWKPTDECSKPCGTGQITFERTRTCEPPKYGGKACGTLSETEVRKCNTQPCPVDGQWSEFGEWSPYTECSVSCGGGAQSRTRTRTCSAPKPQYGGADCVGEAIEGDERECNTQPCPIHGQWTQWEDWTPLDNCPVLCGGGQTRLTRSRSCSDPAPMYGGDECEGGSVDFQNPGPCNTEPCGDLCPEGERKFHPHVEDSHLYYRCDNHQVARLNTCPDIGTWKQTAERCAPVTCDLKSGLNKAHPTDCTKYIFCLMGKRVVERKCPPGHAWNDESKRCETAVNGECFY; encoded by the exons ATGAGGACGGCCACGTTGTTTGCCTGTGCTGTGGTGCTATTGGCTCTTCTCGTGACGACAGAAGG ATCGTGTGGAACTGGCTACATGAAGTACAGACGAACTCGCACATGTATCCCTCCGCGGCATGGTGGCAAGGCCTGCAGCTCAACAACTCAATACATATCAAGGCAATGCAACACGCAGCCGTGCCCAG TGGATGCTGTGATGTCAGCATGGTCGTCATGGAAACCAACAGACGAATGTTCCAAGCCCTGTGGAACCGGACAGATCACATTCGAGAGAACAAGAACATGTGAACCTCCAAAATATGGCGGGAAAGCATGTGGCACTCTTTCGGAAACCGAGGTTAGAAAGTGCAACACTCAACCCTGTCCAG TGGACGGACAGTGGAGCGAGTTCGGAGAATGGAGCCCATATACCGAGTGCTCGGTGTCGTGTGGTGGTGGCGCTCAATCAAGAACGAGAACGAGAACCTGCAGCGCCCCCAAACCGCAGTACGGCGGCGCTGACTGTGTAGGGGAGGCAATCGAGGGTGATGAAAGAGAGTGCAATACTCAACCTTGCCCAA TTCACGGTCAGTGGACGCAGTGGGAAGACTGGACGCCGTTGGACAACTGCCCAGTCCTGTGTGGCGGCGGACAGACCAGACTGACCAGGAGCCGGTCGTGCTCGGACCCAGCGCCGATGTACGGGGGTGACGAGTGTGAGGGGGGAAGTGTGGACTTCCAGAACCCTGGACCCTGTAACACGGAGCCTTGTGGAG ATCTCTGTCCAGAAGGTGAACGTAAATTCCACCCCCACGTAGAGGACAGCCACCTCTACTACAGATGTGATAACCACCAGGTGGCGCGACTCAACACGTGCCCGGATATCGGCACGTGGAAGCAGACGGCGGAACGTTGCGCGCCAGTCACGTGCGACTTGAAGTCAGGCCTCAACAAAGCTCACCCCACGGACTGCACAAAATACATCTTCTGTCTGATGGGCAAGCGAGTCGTCGAGCGGAAATGTCCACCTGGGCATGCGTGGAACGACGAGAGCAAGCGCTGTGAGACGGCAGTCAACGGAGAGTGCTTCTACTAG